In Lycium ferocissimum isolate CSIRO_LF1 chromosome 3, AGI_CSIRO_Lferr_CH_V1, whole genome shotgun sequence, the genomic window tatatatgtatatatattaagttatacatatatttagtatatatattaagttatacatatatatagtatatatattaagttatacatatatataagtatatgtaagttatacatatatatgtataacttaatatatatatagtatatatattaagttatacatatatttagtatatatattaagtatatatagtatatatatagtatatatgtatatatagtatatatattaagttatacctatatataagtatatatagtatatagtacatatatatacatatatatagtatatatattaagttatccacatatttagtatatatagtatatatgtatatatattaagttatatatatttagtatatatatataagttatacatatatatagtatatatattaagttatacatatatataagtatatgtagtatataagtatatatactatatatattaagttatacatatatataagtatatgtaagttatacatatatatgtatacgaaaaatACTATTCATATTCTTTGACTTGACGTTAGGTACATTAGTcggtaaatatttaaactttaattataaagttgtataacatatgtaaatatacctacaatatacaaataaatactataatatatatatataatacaaaaaataaaaaaaaaaaaaacatattttaaacactCCAAACCGACCGGTTCCGGTTTGGAGTTTAAAACGGTAAACGGAACCGGTTAAACCGAACCGGTTAAGCGGTTCCGGTTTTTTAACCGAACCGGCCGGTTCATGTCTTAACCGGTTccataaccggttccggttggaACCGGTTAACGAACTTAGAGCGTGCGGCAACAAATGGCCTCTCCAATCAAATTCTtcggcctcatttgttttcattaagattaagacgtctgaatctgaatacacatctgaatgattaagaagttgtctctagatctgaacactgaatTATTTAGACTGTTTATTTTCTAaacatctgaatgtgcataatgtatttatttaaacacaataaatatacaattcaaataaaatcgaaactaaaaaaataaatacaaatataataaaatgaaaatattatttgataaaaatatgaaacatttatgtttgCTAGCAATGATGAAGATGTTTGTAGTGATGGTCGGTGGGGTTTTGGGGGAGGGGGAAGAGGGGTTGGTAGGTGGGTGGGGTACTGTAGTGGTGGTTGGTGGGTCTGGAGGTAGGGTGGGTTGGTGGTGGTGAGGGGCTAGTTGGGGGTAAGGTAGGTGGGTGGTGAATGTGAtggggtggtggtgagggggtGGGTTTGTGGAGTGGGGGTGGAGGTTGGGTTGGTGTTCGTGGTGAGTAGGGGTAGGGTGTGGGTGGTGGGTAGTGGAGGGTTGGGGTAGGTGGTGGTGGGTGGGTTGTGGGGTGGGTAGTAGTCGAGGTGGTGGGGGTAAGTAAGGGGTGAGTGGTTGGAGTGAGGGGATGGAAGGAGATGGAGCCGGTGGTAAAAATTATCCATACAAAATACCtctaaatgatattaagactttgttcaagatcttaatgattcaGACCTATTCAGACCAAATAAGTGTTtagatcttaatgtaaacaaatgcacttaatggtcTCAAGTCTGAACTATTTAAattcagacctccattaagtgcaaacaaatgaggccttcaTATCAATGGGACATTAATTCTACACCTCCTTCATGACAGCAAAATGGACAAGTGAAGGCTATTCAAGTTTggacattttcttctttttgtgctTTTCTCTTGACTTCCTCTTGCCCTTATTTTTCTGTCAACAAAAAATTTTGGATTATTAATTTCCAAAGAAagagccaattttttttttccaagtgtCGGTTTaggtaggcgtttggacatgcggtttgaaatcatgagatgaaaccagcgtttggacatacatttcatctcatggtttcaaacctcAAATcgtccaaaaaggcatgatttggggtttcaaaccatgattttaaaaaatttaaatataaaacttgatacataagtttatattttataaaaaagactcataagttggtaaatatttttaacaattattcccaccaaccatttaccatcCTCATTAACTTTCACCAACCTTTATTAAAGTCtatcatgtgggaggattatattaaagagtagttacattactattcatgttaaattttcgtttttattgaactaaagtttgatcaattgatgttgtatttttagaaaagccttctagtagcgtattaattctgttatgaactatgacttgctcatttggaaagattgtataagaattgagaatgttttgatagttttcacaactatgtggatttttatgtctataagaaaaaatacattaaGATATCCtaattacatgtccaaacatgatggTTTAAAATCatagtttcaaaccatgatttgaaatcatagtttcaaaccatgtccaaacagCTCCTTAGATTTCCTACATTGATTCGGCttccaatatatacaaattgTTTCCTAATTAGTTCAGGCTTAGCAACCGATAATTATTTATGGAAATAAAACAGTTTGGACTTTGGAAAACTAAACACGTTTTCCGAAATTGAGTCAACTTAGGACATAGATTCTTGTTCTATCTTTgttgttgtgaaatttataCTTTTAATCCCTCAAAATAATCTTTATAAACTTAACGAATTACTAACCATTACATATATATGAGTTATTTAATTATATAGAaatttctttattattattattattattatttattcttcctCTTCAAAATAATCTTAAATATGCTTAGTGAGATGAAGTTTCATTTGTGTAGGACTTTCATtatataaagggaaaagggtcaaatttacccctctactttcaAATATTGTTTACATTTACCCTCCGTTATACTTTTAGGTCatatatacccctaccgttatactttgggttcatATATACCCCTATCAGCTTTAGCAAAGTATTCAAATCTATCCTATTTTTAACAGTGCTCCAATGTGGCAGTGGACCCATTTATTAAAATAACACAGGCgatgccacatgtgtatttccATTTCTTTTCATCCCTTTTCTTAATTAAACTAGAAGAGAAGAATCAACTAGGAgaaccaaaattccaaaatcAGAATCAAAGCACACCAAAAGATTATTCATGGAAAATTGTTccatggaaaataagaagaaagcaatttctttaaaatatgTATTCGCTCGGATTTCGCTATTTCTcatcataatcatggaaaatacatttatttccaTGTACAACACAATCGAAAAAGCTTCAAAAACCGAACAAAGTATCTAAACTCTGTCACAAATGACAGAAGGAAACTTGAAGAATGAATTGGTCGATTAGTTGAACAACTACAGAGCTCAAATTAGGGGTTTCTCTTCTTCACGGAAAGTAAGCTATGGAGGAAGGGAGAGaattaggggtgggcatggtatggtATGGTATTGAAAAGTTCGGTACGGTAATTtcaatttttagtttttaaaaatactataccattaccataccaaattaattcggtatggttcggtttcggtatttcTCGGTACGGTAAATCGGTAACCGTAGTTTGTTCGACTTCGacctatatatacttatataatagATAATTACGACTTCGGCTATTcaagaaacgtctcaattatattGTACCAACACCTGAAACATGTAAATATATTCAAAAGAAGAACAATTAATCCCCTTCGTAAGTCAATTACACAAAAGGGCATTTCAATTAACATAGATTAATCAAAATTCCAAcgtttaaataattaattttgtactaATACTTGTTTATCTATTTGTTAGTATtaaaatactaatatatatgacttgtatatgtaactatatacttcggtatggtattcgaTATTTCagtatattatttataaatatcgaataccataccgaataccgaactttttaaaaatgcataccaaataccgtaTCAAATACCATAATACCAAAATCACGGtataaaattttttaatttcgGTATGGTAATCGATATATACCATATCATGCCCACCCCTAGAGAAAATGGTGATTGTGTTTGCTTGGTTGAAGCCGACAGTAGTACTTCTTTCGTTTCTCTCTCTACAAACAAATATTCACGGATTTGATTGAGATTGCTTGGTATTAATTTCCCCTAATCTATCCACGTGTTTGTGACTATGGGTGGCTGACAACTATCTTATGCCATGAAGTTTTGCTAAAGTGATATCACTTCCCAAGCATGTCATCTTCTTAATTGCGGATAATTAACATCAACGGGAGATCTGGGCAACAAAgaagaagacttttaaaagtttttatttttttatttttcattatttattcAAAATAGTAAGAAACTGGTAATACACATGTAATGTCCACTGTGgcattttaaaaaatgggtccACTGCCACATTGGAGCACTGTTAAAAATAGGATAGATTTGAATACTTTGCTAAAGATAGGGGTATATATGAACCCAAAATATAACCAGAAGTGATATATGATCCAAAAGTATAACGGAGGGTAAATGTAAACAATATTtgaaagtagaggggtaaatttgacccttttcccttatatAAATGATTTAAATGTTTCTTTAAAATATAGAATAACATCATAGGGGGTGTAAAGTGTAGGACTTCTTTAATACGGGGGTGTAAGTATTTGAGTTTgaaatacatgtggcctatttGTAATTGAATTGTACTATATAGGTATTTAGTATATTAACCCTAAATCTTAATAAGTTCCGAGTGTATTGAGTTTACTTTAGTAAACCAAATCCAAATTAAAATGGGAATACACCTGATTAccggaagaaaaaaaatctatatatacTTTGTTGCAGTTTTAACTAAAGCTACATCCTCACTACACTATATACTGCGATGAGTACTCATAGACAAAATCATCGCCCTTTCAATAATCGCACCCATAATCATTCTTCACCCAATTATTATCATGGCAGTCATCAACAACAACGACGCTATAATCAGCGTAACAATCGAATGCGCCCCAGTTATCAGTCTTCTCGACAAAATCACTACAGCAATAATCACAATGTTCATAATAATCTGCGCACGAATAATTATTCGTCGTTCGGGGGTAATAGTTCTTATACAACAGTGAATCATGAGGACTTTGATCGacaaaatcacaacaacaacaatcagaACGTTCATAGTAATCCACACACGAATAATTATTTGTCGTATGGGGTTAGTAGTTCTTATACGACAACGAATCATGAGGACTTTGCGCAACAACATTGGGATCAAAATCAATATCGAACCCCTGTTTTTCAACCTCCTCTATCGTACTACCCGATGGGTATGGTCTTTCCATCGATTGTAGTAAACAATCATAGTCGATACTATCCTGTGCCACGTTATGAACTGATTGATGATGTCTATATCGCTACTGATCCGACTGAGTTAATCGAGACTAGTAGAATGTTAGATCATAGAAACTTCATCACTAGTCAACTGGTTGACTCTCTGTATGACTATGTATCTCATCTTATGGATGACATGGATATTCGTGATGAGGACGATGACGATGTAttaaagtatttgaaaataagaaCTCATTCTTCTCCTGCCAAAGATGGAGTCGACCCCGATGTAGTTGCTGATTCAGAATCAGAAATCTGTGCTATATGCCAATCTGAATTTGAACACGAAGATAGTATCGGAACATTGCAGTGTGGACATAAGTATCATATGGACTGCATCAGACGGTGGCAGATGAGGAAGAAAGATTGTCCCATGTGCAGAGCTTCGGTTTTGCCTTCACAAGAACAGAGATTATAGAGAGATATGtgatgattattttattttgacttTGGTCAATGTgtgaaaatttatattttcttgtGTAAGGGCAAGCTAGGTCCTTGGTTTTTGTATTTGTTGTCATTAAACTTCGATATAACATAGACAAGTCGTTTTAAATTTTGCATGACTTACATTATCTGATACATACAAATTAATAAGACATGTTTTCCCGTTGTTCTTAAACATTGTAAAATAAGCAATATGTCGATCTTTGGAGAACGAAAAAAGCCCACTAAAAAGTTACTTCAAAGTTTGTGTGCTCTTATAAATGGAACTGAACAGATTCCATGGATTACACGCAATTTATATCCTATAGCTACTCTCACAATACAGTCTTACTGTTCCAACATTTGAAACCTTTTCTTTAGGATTTAATTCAATGATGAAACGGGTTAACATTAGAAGTACTTTCCAGTGTTGATGGCATGATTTGCATCTCCAAGTGCCACTTCTTTGATGTACTTATCAGTTACTATCATTTAAGTAAGGTCTTAATAAGGAATAAGGTTCACATAATTGTTGATGCATATATGAGAGCTGAACTTAAGAATAAAAATAGGTAGTAAAATTGAAAACACGTTTGGAAGCCTTTTTGttgtaaaatcaatttttttggcCAGTGAAGACTGAATGGTTCAAGACGAATGGAAAAGATTTCTTGATCTCTATCAAAGAGAAAAGTTTTCATGTTCCTTTTGGCTTTGTGGAGAGCCTTATTTATAACTGTAGAAGAAATGAACATGTGATAGATACAACCATTTTTTTCCcaatggtttacttgagttatcACATAAGCTATCTGATAAATTTATATTTGATTGGTTGAATCATGTTATTTGAACACTTAACTGCCCTTGAATTGGACTTTATGTTGACTTGATATATACGTCACATCATTTGAACACGTCATTAGTTTATTGCCTTGGATTTGATTGAGATATGCTATGTCATTGAGCACGTGACATGAGCTTGGATTTATATACAAAATGGACTAAATAGGGTAAGATCTGAAAAAGGAATTGGTACAGACTACGCTTAAAACTtaggaaaaaaggaaataatgtATCTGACACGTAGTATATATagtaagggcctgtttggaaagccacccaagtaattgaaattggatgtaattacacagtttagcctgtttgtttgaccaagtaattacacagttaggtggaATTGGGtataattgagagggtgtaattacagtCCCCAATTCTCAAGGCGAGGTTGAGAATTGGGTTTAATTACagcctgtaattacagggttacgttttagtttgtttcttttttgtttattttaatttctttttatttttaatttcttttttatttttactttttaattatttttatttttaaaatttattttctttttatattatttatttttaatttcctttcttctcattcctaccctttacttcttgtggtccCATGTAGTtactcgtattttttttttaattcatttagcataagcgtgttattattctaatttttgaaactacacctcttaatattggaaagaatgagtcattaacaaacttgacatataacgagtgacgttattaaagtagaatttcattgtgaatgaggttCTACACTTAcgttttccctttcttttgaattatttacttattacGCTGgaacttatgtaatgttggattttgacataagagtattacattaaacttttttttttgaattttgaatttaggttatatttttaattttaagttatttgctttcacattgcatgttgtttatctTTCACTTatatttgatggattttttatgtcaaacatttgagtaatgttatggcattacatttataaatattatttttttgtcaaacatccaatccatgacgttctcacaaaaaaagtcttcttttaagttttataattaattaaaattaaatattattaatttgaaaaatatttatcaattattttttacaatattagttacaaatatatcattattaattaatatattttcaagaaacaatgtgttattaaatagctaatttaacatcatttaaatgggaaaatattttttaaatattagtattaaattttttataattaaattttatttttaaattaactaaCTATGttattacacttgtgcaaccaaacaaaagacgcttgtaattacactgtaattactaggctgtgtagttactaccctagtaattacaccgtCAAATTTCAATATTACATTAGTAAGTTCCAatgtaacttaagtaaataattcaaaagaaaggggaaaTATAAGtgtataacctcattcacaacggAATTCTagtttaataacgtcactcgttatataccaagtttgttaatggcttattctttccaatattaagaggtgttcaaaaattagaataataatttttcttttggattttgaatttgggttatatttttaattttaagttatttgctttcacatttaCATTTGATGGTTTTTTTATGTCAaccatttgaataatgttatggcattatatttataaatattattttttggtcaaacatccaatccatgatgttctcacaaaaaagtcttcttttaagttttataattaattaaaattaaatattattaatttgaaaaatatttatcaattattttttacaatattagttataaatatatgattattaattaatatattttcaagaaacaatttgttattaa contains:
- the LOC132048655 gene encoding uncharacterized protein LOC132048655 yields the protein MSTHRQNHRPFNNRTHNHSSPNYYHGSHQQQRRYNQRNNRMRPSYQSSRQNHYSNNHNVHNNLRTNNYSSFGGNSSYTTVNHEDFDRQNHNNNNQNVHSNPHTNNYLSYGVSSSYTTTNHEDFAQQHWDQNQYRTPVFQPPLSYYPMGMVFPSIVVNNHSRYYPVPRYELIDDVYIATDPTELIETSRMLDHRNFITSQLVDSLYDYVSHLMDDMDIRDEDDDDVLKYLKIRTHSSPAKDGVDPDVVADSESEICAICQSEFEHEDSIGTLQCGHKYHMDCIRRWQMRKKDCPMCRASVLPSQEQRL